From a region of the Lactuca sativa cultivar Salinas chromosome 4, Lsat_Salinas_v11, whole genome shotgun sequence genome:
- the LOC111906442 gene encoding protein CANDIDATE G-PROTEIN COUPLED RECEPTOR 7, producing MRVLATPFTALLLLFFFISAPPTSTTAEMESPTTQPDYLAPAPSPYAHSPFHKTCSLYSFFNGNCFPQLSSVYFAFSIVYLCFLVYWISACFKVKPTFRRIHLLMAGLVVVKALSLIDEAVNVTGTHGSDLFFYISKFISVVRLSIVIQLIASGCYFMEPIMQNVDRMVLLFLIPLQVLANVVKTVIGDSSDSINDWMNLIDLITCSLMIYPIICSMVSMCTRGMSAKNFEKLNGFRYFYMIVVLYLLFVNAVVEPVRKNGAIGLNAIDAEVYLLKANVLFEFNSLNFYMIICSMFKKQFALLVDHDESKGGCVESGI from the coding sequence ATGAGGGTTTTAGCAACACCTTTCACtgctcttcttctccttttcttcTTCATCTCTGCACCACCCACTTCCACCACCGCGGAGATGGAATCCCCGACGACCCAGCCTGATTACCTCGCTCCTGCTCCCTCCCCTTATGCTCACTCCCCCTTCCACAAAACGTGCTCTCTCTACTCATTCTTCAACGGGAACTGCTTCCCTCAGCTCTCATCTGTTTACTTCGCCTTTTCCATCGTTTATCTGTGCTTTCTAGTGTACTGGATCTCGGCTTGCTTCAAAGTCAAGCCAACTTTTCGCCGGATTCATCTACTAATGGCTGGATTGGTTGTAGTGAAGGCACTTAGCTTGATCGATGAAGCTGTGAACGTTACAGGTACTCATGGATCGGATCTCTTCTTCTACATTTCTAAGTTCATCAGTGTTGTCCGTTTGTCTATTGTGATCCAGCTAATCGCTTCTGGTTGTTATTTCATGGAGCCGATTATGCAAAATGTGGATAGAATGGTTTTACTGTTTTTGATCCCACTTCAGGTTTTAGCAAATGTAGTTAAAACAGTGATTGGGGATTCTAGCGATTCCATTAACGACTGGATGAATCTGATAGATCTAATCACTTGTAGTCTCATGATATACCCCATTATTTGTTCGATGGTGTCGATGTGCACTCGTGGGATGAGCGCTAAGAATTTTGAAAAGTTGAATGGATTTAGGTACTTCTATATGATTGTTGTGCTTTATTTGTTGTTTGTTAACGCTGTTGTGGAACCCGTGAGAAAGAATGGTGCTATTGGATTAAACGCCATTGATGCTGAGGTGTACCTGTTGAAGGCTAACGTGCTGTTTGAATTCAACAGTCTGAATTTCTACATGATCATCTGTAGCATGTTCAAGAAACAGTTTGCCCTTCTTGTCGATCATGATGAATCTAAAGGTGGATGCGTGGAATCAGGAATTTGA